A window of the Drosophila simulans strain w501 chromosome 2L, Prin_Dsim_3.1, whole genome shotgun sequence genome harbors these coding sequences:
- the LOC6731467 gene encoding uncharacterized protein LOC6731467 isoform X3: MGGNVEQRPWTPTVRIGRIAAETTNPGPATVQLPTLIGSKVPDSKKKAAPSYSFGHKLGGKYDTSGPGPAQYNVTGMRAKGRDYPRAATLQSRPKELTRFSNPGPGEYDVVPAAKAVIDATPKYTFGQRPVALKTFQIPGPNHYQVVPLDVVKRRAPRYSFRIKVNVYLVNNPAPNSYCPEKVTQSKKNAPRYTFGRRTKIEHDQGTPAPGAYCPEKVKLNKTPEFSFGIKHHEQRPDYTPAPGTYKPEQVVLEHIPAYSFGLKTKHIQVSDTPAPGAYSPEKSRLHSTPAYSIAGKASQDVVDCTPAPGAYEPEKCVLSRTPAFSFGHRAELTKSSDTPAPGTYNPEKVRMDHTPAFTLSGRPETRSVSETPAPGSYAPEKYRNDRTPAFTFGGKHEQRLESFTPAPGDYCPEKVRHDHNPAFSFAGRHDLHKPSDTPAPGAYDTEKVRQDHNPAFSFAGRHDLHKPSETPAPGAYSTQKVRQDNNPAFSMAGKYSQKVASDSPAPGTYCPEKVRLDHTPAYSFGVKSDPKVENNTPAPGDYHPEKVRQDHNPAFSFAGRHDLQKPDHTPAPGAYFPEKVRLDHNPAFSMAGKYDAKVTNDTPAPGDYSPEKVRQDTNLAYSFAGRHDLHKPSETPAPGAYSPEKVRLDHNPAFTMAGKHDQKILNGTPAPGDYSPEKCRLDHTPAYSFGGKNDPKIENNTPAPGDYHPEKVRLDHNPAYSFAGRHDLHKPSDTPAPGAYSPEKVRQDHNPAFSMAGKPVEKLTNGTPAPGDYSPEKVRLDHTPAYTFGGKNDPKVENNTPAPGDYHPEKVRQDHNPAFSFAGRHDLHKPNDTPAPGAYCPEKVRQDHNPAFSMAGKHTQKVASDTPAPGDYSPEKVRLDHTPAYTFGGKNDPKVESNTPAPGDYHPEKVRQDHNPAFSFAGRHDLQKPSDTPAPGAYFPEKVRQDHNPAFTMAGKHDPKVSNDTPAPGDYSPEKVRLDYTPSFTFAGKNNPKVENNTPAPGDYHPEKVRQDHNPAFSFAGRHDLHKPSDTPAPGAYSPEKVRQDHNPAFSMAGKYIEKITNGTPAPGDYCPEKVRLDHTPAFTFGGKNDPKVENNTPAPGDYHPEKVRQDHVPAFSFAGRHDLHKPSETPAPGAYSPEKVRQDHNPAFSMAGKHDPKVTNDTPAPGDYHPEKVRLDHNPAFSFAGRHDLQKPSETPAPGDYFPEKVRQDFNPAFTFAGKHDPRSLSESPAPGDYSPEKVRLDHAPAYSFGGKHDIKTEHLHPAPCDYAPEKVRLDHTPAYTIAGRPAADHVSQTPAPCDYHPEQCQVDSTPAFTFGMRLGRERISDTPAPSAYEPEKHSLHSTPAYSFGTKSDIRVTTDAPAPGHYHPEQCKLDSSPAYSFGLKTVPTASLPEPKGAYIEDRIVQRRERRLASPVRNNAECTTTTTNHTNNNAGSSTTTTTTTTTTKTFINGVEQPQLQKKETTKQVNGTHKELKSAPQTQAPLSNGNIVSNGNHSKMVSTTTRIQEVAHGQKEIGNLKVVASGKSDASATKAAAVSHQTVVQADGAIVTSGQSSRMQTVKYAVEASSVQEKIISS, translated from the exons ATGGGCGGCAACGTGGAGCAGCGTCCTTGGACTCCAACCGTTAGGATCGGCAGGATCGCCGCCGAGACCACCAATCCGGGTCCAGCCACGGTTCAACTTCCAACCTTGATAG GCAGCAAAGTTCCCGACTCCAAGAAGAAGGCCGCTCCCTCGTACTCCTTTGGCCACAAGTTGGGCGGAAAGTACGACACCTCCGGACCGGGTCCGGCGCAATACAATGTTACTGGTATGCGGGCCAAGGGTCGGGATTATCCTCGAGCTGCCACTCTGCAGAGCAGACCCAAGGAACTGACGCGCTTCTCGAATCCCGGACCTGGAGAGTACGATGTGGTGCCGGCGGCCAAGGCGGTGATCGATGCCACGCCCAAGTACACCTTTGGCCAACGGCCAGTCGCGTTGAAAACCTTCCAGATACCAG GTCCCAACCATTATCAAGTGGTGCCACTTGATGTCGTCAAGCGGCGAGCCCCACGATACTCCTTTCGCATTAAGGTTAACGTGTATTTGGTTAACAATCCAG CTCCGAATAGCTATTGCCCTGAAAAGGTCACGCAATCAAAAAAGAATGCGCCACGCTACACTTTCGGTAGACGAACTAAAATCGAACACGATCAGGGCACACCAG CTCCTGGCGCATATTGTCCAGAGAAGGTGAAGCTCAACAAGACGCCAGAGTTCAGTTTCGGCATCAAGCACCATGAACAGCGACCAGATTACACTCCAG CGCCAGGCACCTACAAGCCCGAGCAGGTTGTCCTCGAACACATTCCCGCCTACAGCTTCGGCTTGAAAACCAAACACATCCAGGTCAGCGACACTCCAG CACCCGGTGCCTACAGCCCCGAAAAGTCACGGTTGCACTCCACACCCGCTTACTCAATCGCCGGAAAGGCCTCGCAAGATGTGGTCGATTGCACACCTG CACCCGGAGCATACGAACCCGAGAAGTGCGTCCTTAGCAGGACGCCTGCCTTCAGCTTTGGCCACCGCGCCGAGCTGACCAAGTCCAGTGACACACCGGCGCCGGGCACCTACAATCCGGAGAAGGTGCGGATGGACCACACGCCCGCATTCACCCTGTCCGGACGACCCGAGACGAGGTCCGTGAGCGAGACTCCGGCGCCCGGTTCGTATGCCCCGGAAAAGTATCGCAACGATCGAACGCCGGCCTTCACCTTCGGCGGTAAGCACGAGCAGCGACTCGAGAGCTTCACTCCGGCACCGGGCGACTACTGTCCCGAAAAAGTTCGGCACGATCACAATCCCGCTTTCTCATTCGCCGGTCGCCACGATCTGCACAAGCCAAGCGACACACCAGCACCCGGAGCCTACGACACTGAGAAAGTCCGGCAAGATCACAATCCGGCCTTCTCCTTTGCCGGTCGCCACGATCTGCACAAGCCCAGTGAAACGCCCGCTCCGGGCGCCTACTCAACGCAGAAGGTGCGACAAGATAACAATCCTGCCTTCTCGATGGCCGGGAAGTACAGTCAGAAGGTGGCCAGCGACAGTCCGGCTCCTGGAACCTACTGTCCCGAGAAGGTCCGCTTGGACCACACTCCCGCCTACAGCTTTGGCGTAAAGAGTGATCCCAAAGTAGAGAATAACACTCCAGCCCCGGGTGATTATCATCCCGAAAAGGTTAGGCAGGATCATAATCCCGCATTTTCGTTCGCCGGTCGTCACGACCTTCAGAAACCAGACCACACTCCCGCTCCTGGAGCCTACTTCCCGGAGAAAGTCAGACTGGATCACAATCCAGCATTCTCAATGGCCGGCAAGTATGATGCCAAGGTTACCAATGATACACCTGCTCCTGGTGATTACAGCCCCGAGAAAGTTAGGCAGGATACTAACCTAGCGTACTCCTTTGCTGGCCGCCATGATCTTCACAAGCCCAGCGAGACTCCCGCTCCAGGTGCTTACTCGCCGGAGAAGGTGAGGCTAGATCACAATCCAGCTTTCACGATGGCTGGCAAGCACGACCAGAAGATTTTAAATGGCACTCCGGCCCCAGGAGACTACAGTCCCGAAAAGTGTAGATTAGACCACACACCTGCTTACAGTTTTGGGGGAAAGAATGATcctaaaattgaaaacaacaCCCCGGCTCCAGGAGATTACCATCCGGAGAAGGTGAGGCTGGACCACAATCCAGCTTACTCCTTTGCCGGTCGTCACGATCTTCATAAGCCAAGTGATACTCCTGCTCCAGGAGCATACTCGCCCGAGAAGGTACGTCAAGATCATAACCCAGCATTTTCAATGGCAGGCAAGCCAGTTGAAAAGCTAACTAATGGTACTCCGGCTCCCGGAGACTACAGCCCGGAGAAAGTACGTTTAGACCATACTCCGGCCTATACTTTCGGTGGCAAAAACGATCCGAAAGTAGAGAACAATACTCCCGCTCCAGGGGATTATCATCCCGAAAAGGTCAGGCAAGATCATAACCCAGCTTTCTCCTTTGCTGGTCGCCACGATCTTCACAAACCGAATGATACTCCCGCCCCTGGTGCCTACTGTCCGGAGAAGGTCCGTCAGGATCATAATCCCGCCTTCTCAATGGCGGGTAAGCATACCCAAAAGGTCGCCAGCGACACTCCAGCTCCGGGCGATTACAGTCCGGAAAAGGTGCGTCTAGATCACACACCTGCCTACACTTTTGGGGGAAAGAACGATCCCAAAGTTGAAAGCAACACCCCAGCTCCAGGTGACTATCATCCCGAGAAAGTTAGGCAAGATCATAACCCAGCATTCTCTTTCGCTGGCCGTCATGATCTTCAAAAACCTAGCGACACTCCCGCTCCTGGAGCCTATTTCCCTGAAAAAGTCAGACAGGATCATAATCCTGCTTTCACAATGGCCGGAAAGCATGATCCTAAAGTTTCTAACGACACTCCTGCCCCTGGCGACTACAGTCCCGAAAAGGTCCGTCTAGATTACACACCTTCCTTTACCTTTGCTGGTAAAAATAATCCCAAAGTTGAAAACAATACCCCAGCTCCAGGTGACTATCATCCCGAGAAAGTTAGACAAGATCACAATCCCGCCTTTTCCTTTGCCGGTCGACACGATCTTCATAAGCCCAGTGACACCCCTGCTCCAGGAGCATACTCGCCGGAGAAGGTAAGGCAAGATCACAATCCTGCATTCTCTATGGCTGGTAAATACATTGAGAAGATTACCAATGGCACCCCAGCTCCAGGTGACTACTGTCCCGAGAAGGTCCGCTTGGATCACACTCCAGCTTTCACATTCGGGGGCAAGAATGATCCCAAGGTTGAGAACAACACACCGGCACCAGGAGATTATCACCCTGAAAAGGTTAGGCAAGATCATGTCCCCGCATTTTCCTTCGCCGGCCGTCATGATCTCCATAAGCCCAGTGAGACTCCTGCCCCCGGAGCTTACTCCCCCGAGAAAGTTAGGCAGGACCACAATCCTGCCTTTTCAATGGCCGGCAAGCATGACCCAAAGGTGACCAATGACACTCCAGCTCCCGGGGACTACCACCCCGAGAAAGTTAGGCTAGATCACAATCCCGCCTTCTCCTTCGCCGGTCGCCATGACCTGCAGAAGCCCAGCGAAACGCCCGCACCCGGAGACTACTTCCCGGAGAAGGTCAGGCAGGACTTCAATCCGGCGTTCACCTTCGCCGGCAAACACGATCCGAGATCACTGAGTGAATCCCCCGCTCCCGGCGACTACAGCCCCGAGAAGGTGCGACTGGACCATGCACCCGCTTACAGCTTTGGCGGCAAGCACGACATCAAGACGGAGCACCTTCATCCCGCGCCATGCGACTACGCCCCCGAGAAAGTTCGTCTCGACCATACACCCGCCTACACCATTGCAGGTCGTCCAGCCGCCGATCACGTGAGCCAGACGCCGGCTCCCTGCGACTACCATCCGGAGCAGTGCCAGGTGGACAGCACACCAGCGTTCACCTTCGGCATGCGACTGGGAAGGGAACGCATCTCCGATACACCAG CACCCTCCGCCTATGAGCCGGAGAAGCACTCACTGCACTCCACACCCGCCTACAGCTTTGGCACCAAGTCGGATATCCGCGTGACCACCGATGCTCCAG CCCCTGGTCACTATCATCCCGAGCAGTGCAAGCTGGACAGCTCGCCAGCCTATAGCTTTGGCCTGAAGACAGTGCCCACTGCATCGCTGCCAG AACCCAAAGGCGCGTACATAGAAGATCGCATTGTCCAGAGACGCGAACGCCGTCTGGCTAGTCCCG TGCGCAACAATGCGGAAtgcaccaccacaaccaccaaccacaccaacaacaatgctggtagcagcaccaccacaacaaccaccaccaccacgacaAAGACCTTCATAAACGGAGTGGAGCAGCCGCAGCTGCAGAAGAAGGAGACTACCAAGCAGGTGAATGGCACCCACAAGGAGCTTAAGTCCGCaccacaaacacaagcacCGCTAAGCAATGGCAATATCGTTTCCAATGGCAACCACTCGAAGATGgtcagcaccaccaccaggaTTCAGGAAGTTGCCCATGGCCAAAAGGAGATTGGCAACCTGAAGGTGGTGGCCAGCGGTAAGTCGGATGCCAGTGCCACCAAGGCGGCGGCTGTGAGCCACCAGACCGTGGTGCAGGCGGATGGCGCCATCGTGACCAGTGGCCAATCTTCGAGGATGCAGACGGTCAAGTACGCTGTGGAGGCGAGCAGCGTGCAGGAGAAGATTATCAG CTCCTAA
- the LOC6731467 gene encoding uncharacterized protein LOC6731467 isoform X7 — translation MNKVEFKNKNKDQGPCARVRKIRPINMGGNVEQRPWTPTVRIGRIAAETTNPGPATVQLPTLIGSKVPDSKKKAAPSYSFGHKLGGKYDTSGPGPAQYNVTGMRAKGRDYPRAATLQSRPKELTRFSNPGPGEYDVVPAAKAVIDATPKYTFGQRPVALKTFQIPGPNHYQVVPLDVVKRRAPRYSFRIKVNVYLVNNPAPGAYCPEKVKLNKTPEFSFGIKHHEQRPDYTPAPGTYKPEQVVLEHIPAYSFGLKTKHIQVSDTPAPGAYSPEKSRLHSTPAYSIAGKASQDVVDCTPAPGAYEPEKCVLSRTPAFSFGHRAELTKSSDTPAPGTYNPEKVRMDHTPAFTLSGRPETRSVSETPAPGSYAPEKYRNDRTPAFTFGGKHEQRLESFTPAPGDYCPEKVRHDHNPAFSFAGRHDLHKPSDTPAPGAYDTEKVRQDHNPAFSFAGRHDLHKPSETPAPGAYSTQKVRQDNNPAFSMAGKYSQKVASDSPAPGTYCPEKVRLDHTPAYSFGVKSDPKVENNTPAPGDYHPEKVRQDHNPAFSFAGRHDLQKPDHTPAPGAYFPEKVRLDHNPAFSMAGKYDAKVTNDTPAPGDYSPEKVRQDTNLAYSFAGRHDLHKPSETPAPGAYSPEKVRLDHNPAFTMAGKHDQKILNGTPAPGDYSPEKCRLDHTPAYSFGGKNDPKIENNTPAPGDYHPEKVRLDHNPAYSFAGRHDLHKPSDTPAPGAYSPEKVRQDHNPAFSMAGKPVEKLTNGTPAPGDYSPEKVRLDHTPAYTFGGKNDPKVENNTPAPGDYHPEKVRQDHNPAFSFAGRHDLHKPNDTPAPGAYCPEKVRQDHNPAFSMAGKHTQKVASDTPAPGDYSPEKVRLDHTPAYTFGGKNDPKVESNTPAPGDYHPEKVRQDHNPAFSFAGRHDLQKPSDTPAPGAYFPEKVRQDHNPAFTMAGKHDPKVSNDTPAPGDYSPEKVRLDYTPSFTFAGKNNPKVENNTPAPGDYHPEKVRQDHNPAFSFAGRHDLHKPSDTPAPGAYSPEKVRQDHNPAFSMAGKYIEKITNGTPAPGDYCPEKVRLDHTPAFTFGGKNDPKVENNTPAPGDYHPEKVRQDHVPAFSFAGRHDLHKPSETPAPGAYSPEKVRQDHNPAFSMAGKHDPKVTNDTPAPGDYHPEKVRLDHNPAFSFAGRHDLQKPSETPAPGDYFPEKVRQDFNPAFTFAGKHDPRSLSESPAPGDYSPEKVRLDHAPAYSFGGKHDIKTEHLHPAPCDYAPEKVRLDHTPAYTIAGRPAADHVSQTPAPCDYHPEQCQVDSTPAFTFGMRLGRERISDTPAPSAYEPEKHSLHSTPAYSFGTKSDIRVTTDAPAPGHYHPEQCKLDSSPAYSFGLKTVPTASLPEPKGAYIEDRIVQRRERRLASPVRNNAECTTTTTNHTNNNAGSSTTTTTTTTTTKTFINGVEQPQLQKKETTKQVNGTHKELKSAPQTQAPLSNGNIVSNGNHSKMVSTTTRIQEVAHGQKEIGNLKVVASGKSDASATKAAAVSHQTVVQADGAIVTSGQSSRMQTVKYAVEASSVQEKIISS, via the exons ATGAACAAG GTCGAGttcaaaaacaagaacaaagATCAGGGACCCTGCGCCCGCGTGCGTAAGATTCGTCCAATCAACATGGGCGGCAACGTGGAGCAGCGTCCTTGGACTCCAACCGTTAGGATCGGCAGGATCGCCGCCGAGACCACCAATCCGGGTCCAGCCACGGTTCAACTTCCAACCTTGATAG GCAGCAAAGTTCCCGACTCCAAGAAGAAGGCCGCTCCCTCGTACTCCTTTGGCCACAAGTTGGGCGGAAAGTACGACACCTCCGGACCGGGTCCGGCGCAATACAATGTTACTGGTATGCGGGCCAAGGGTCGGGATTATCCTCGAGCTGCCACTCTGCAGAGCAGACCCAAGGAACTGACGCGCTTCTCGAATCCCGGACCTGGAGAGTACGATGTGGTGCCGGCGGCCAAGGCGGTGATCGATGCCACGCCCAAGTACACCTTTGGCCAACGGCCAGTCGCGTTGAAAACCTTCCAGATACCAG GTCCCAACCATTATCAAGTGGTGCCACTTGATGTCGTCAAGCGGCGAGCCCCACGATACTCCTTTCGCATTAAGGTTAACGTGTATTTGGTTAACAATCCAG CTCCTGGCGCATATTGTCCAGAGAAGGTGAAGCTCAACAAGACGCCAGAGTTCAGTTTCGGCATCAAGCACCATGAACAGCGACCAGATTACACTCCAG CGCCAGGCACCTACAAGCCCGAGCAGGTTGTCCTCGAACACATTCCCGCCTACAGCTTCGGCTTGAAAACCAAACACATCCAGGTCAGCGACACTCCAG CACCCGGTGCCTACAGCCCCGAAAAGTCACGGTTGCACTCCACACCCGCTTACTCAATCGCCGGAAAGGCCTCGCAAGATGTGGTCGATTGCACACCTG CACCCGGAGCATACGAACCCGAGAAGTGCGTCCTTAGCAGGACGCCTGCCTTCAGCTTTGGCCACCGCGCCGAGCTGACCAAGTCCAGTGACACACCGGCGCCGGGCACCTACAATCCGGAGAAGGTGCGGATGGACCACACGCCCGCATTCACCCTGTCCGGACGACCCGAGACGAGGTCCGTGAGCGAGACTCCGGCGCCCGGTTCGTATGCCCCGGAAAAGTATCGCAACGATCGAACGCCGGCCTTCACCTTCGGCGGTAAGCACGAGCAGCGACTCGAGAGCTTCACTCCGGCACCGGGCGACTACTGTCCCGAAAAAGTTCGGCACGATCACAATCCCGCTTTCTCATTCGCCGGTCGCCACGATCTGCACAAGCCAAGCGACACACCAGCACCCGGAGCCTACGACACTGAGAAAGTCCGGCAAGATCACAATCCGGCCTTCTCCTTTGCCGGTCGCCACGATCTGCACAAGCCCAGTGAAACGCCCGCTCCGGGCGCCTACTCAACGCAGAAGGTGCGACAAGATAACAATCCTGCCTTCTCGATGGCCGGGAAGTACAGTCAGAAGGTGGCCAGCGACAGTCCGGCTCCTGGAACCTACTGTCCCGAGAAGGTCCGCTTGGACCACACTCCCGCCTACAGCTTTGGCGTAAAGAGTGATCCCAAAGTAGAGAATAACACTCCAGCCCCGGGTGATTATCATCCCGAAAAGGTTAGGCAGGATCATAATCCCGCATTTTCGTTCGCCGGTCGTCACGACCTTCAGAAACCAGACCACACTCCCGCTCCTGGAGCCTACTTCCCGGAGAAAGTCAGACTGGATCACAATCCAGCATTCTCAATGGCCGGCAAGTATGATGCCAAGGTTACCAATGATACACCTGCTCCTGGTGATTACAGCCCCGAGAAAGTTAGGCAGGATACTAACCTAGCGTACTCCTTTGCTGGCCGCCATGATCTTCACAAGCCCAGCGAGACTCCCGCTCCAGGTGCTTACTCGCCGGAGAAGGTGAGGCTAGATCACAATCCAGCTTTCACGATGGCTGGCAAGCACGACCAGAAGATTTTAAATGGCACTCCGGCCCCAGGAGACTACAGTCCCGAAAAGTGTAGATTAGACCACACACCTGCTTACAGTTTTGGGGGAAAGAATGATcctaaaattgaaaacaacaCCCCGGCTCCAGGAGATTACCATCCGGAGAAGGTGAGGCTGGACCACAATCCAGCTTACTCCTTTGCCGGTCGTCACGATCTTCATAAGCCAAGTGATACTCCTGCTCCAGGAGCATACTCGCCCGAGAAGGTACGTCAAGATCATAACCCAGCATTTTCAATGGCAGGCAAGCCAGTTGAAAAGCTAACTAATGGTACTCCGGCTCCCGGAGACTACAGCCCGGAGAAAGTACGTTTAGACCATACTCCGGCCTATACTTTCGGTGGCAAAAACGATCCGAAAGTAGAGAACAATACTCCCGCTCCAGGGGATTATCATCCCGAAAAGGTCAGGCAAGATCATAACCCAGCTTTCTCCTTTGCTGGTCGCCACGATCTTCACAAACCGAATGATACTCCCGCCCCTGGTGCCTACTGTCCGGAGAAGGTCCGTCAGGATCATAATCCCGCCTTCTCAATGGCGGGTAAGCATACCCAAAAGGTCGCCAGCGACACTCCAGCTCCGGGCGATTACAGTCCGGAAAAGGTGCGTCTAGATCACACACCTGCCTACACTTTTGGGGGAAAGAACGATCCCAAAGTTGAAAGCAACACCCCAGCTCCAGGTGACTATCATCCCGAGAAAGTTAGGCAAGATCATAACCCAGCATTCTCTTTCGCTGGCCGTCATGATCTTCAAAAACCTAGCGACACTCCCGCTCCTGGAGCCTATTTCCCTGAAAAAGTCAGACAGGATCATAATCCTGCTTTCACAATGGCCGGAAAGCATGATCCTAAAGTTTCTAACGACACTCCTGCCCCTGGCGACTACAGTCCCGAAAAGGTCCGTCTAGATTACACACCTTCCTTTACCTTTGCTGGTAAAAATAATCCCAAAGTTGAAAACAATACCCCAGCTCCAGGTGACTATCATCCCGAGAAAGTTAGACAAGATCACAATCCCGCCTTTTCCTTTGCCGGTCGACACGATCTTCATAAGCCCAGTGACACCCCTGCTCCAGGAGCATACTCGCCGGAGAAGGTAAGGCAAGATCACAATCCTGCATTCTCTATGGCTGGTAAATACATTGAGAAGATTACCAATGGCACCCCAGCTCCAGGTGACTACTGTCCCGAGAAGGTCCGCTTGGATCACACTCCAGCTTTCACATTCGGGGGCAAGAATGATCCCAAGGTTGAGAACAACACACCGGCACCAGGAGATTATCACCCTGAAAAGGTTAGGCAAGATCATGTCCCCGCATTTTCCTTCGCCGGCCGTCATGATCTCCATAAGCCCAGTGAGACTCCTGCCCCCGGAGCTTACTCCCCCGAGAAAGTTAGGCAGGACCACAATCCTGCCTTTTCAATGGCCGGCAAGCATGACCCAAAGGTGACCAATGACACTCCAGCTCCCGGGGACTACCACCCCGAGAAAGTTAGGCTAGATCACAATCCCGCCTTCTCCTTCGCCGGTCGCCATGACCTGCAGAAGCCCAGCGAAACGCCCGCACCCGGAGACTACTTCCCGGAGAAGGTCAGGCAGGACTTCAATCCGGCGTTCACCTTCGCCGGCAAACACGATCCGAGATCACTGAGTGAATCCCCCGCTCCCGGCGACTACAGCCCCGAGAAGGTGCGACTGGACCATGCACCCGCTTACAGCTTTGGCGGCAAGCACGACATCAAGACGGAGCACCTTCATCCCGCGCCATGCGACTACGCCCCCGAGAAAGTTCGTCTCGACCATACACCCGCCTACACCATTGCAGGTCGTCCAGCCGCCGATCACGTGAGCCAGACGCCGGCTCCCTGCGACTACCATCCGGAGCAGTGCCAGGTGGACAGCACACCAGCGTTCACCTTCGGCATGCGACTGGGAAGGGAACGCATCTCCGATACACCAG CACCCTCCGCCTATGAGCCGGAGAAGCACTCACTGCACTCCACACCCGCCTACAGCTTTGGCACCAAGTCGGATATCCGCGTGACCACCGATGCTCCAG CCCCTGGTCACTATCATCCCGAGCAGTGCAAGCTGGACAGCTCGCCAGCCTATAGCTTTGGCCTGAAGACAGTGCCCACTGCATCGCTGCCAG AACCCAAAGGCGCGTACATAGAAGATCGCATTGTCCAGAGACGCGAACGCCGTCTGGCTAGTCCCG TGCGCAACAATGCGGAAtgcaccaccacaaccaccaaccacaccaacaacaatgctggtagcagcaccaccacaacaaccaccaccaccacgacaAAGACCTTCATAAACGGAGTGGAGCAGCCGCAGCTGCAGAAGAAGGAGACTACCAAGCAGGTGAATGGCACCCACAAGGAGCTTAAGTCCGCaccacaaacacaagcacCGCTAAGCAATGGCAATATCGTTTCCAATGGCAACCACTCGAAGATGgtcagcaccaccaccaggaTTCAGGAAGTTGCCCATGGCCAAAAGGAGATTGGCAACCTGAAGGTGGTGGCCAGCGGTAAGTCGGATGCCAGTGCCACCAAGGCGGCGGCTGTGAGCCACCAGACCGTGGTGCAGGCGGATGGCGCCATCGTGACCAGTGGCCAATCTTCGAGGATGCAGACGGTCAAGTACGCTGTGGAGGCGAGCAGCGTGCAGGAGAAGATTATCAG CTCCTAA